DNA sequence from the Alkaliphilus metalliredigens QYMF genome:
CGAAGACATCGCAAATATAAACATAGGAGATAAAGTGAAATATAACTTCCTAGCATTACCCTATAAAGAATACGGCGAATTGACAGGCAAAATCGCAAGAATAGCAACGGATACAAAAACAACTCAAGAAGGTAACTCAAGCTATTACCTAGTAGAGTCAGATATAGAAACAAGAGCCTTAGTTA
Encoded proteins:
- a CDS encoding HlyD family efflux transporter periplasmic adaptor subunit, whose translation is MPYDDSNYTVRIYPSNEDIANINIGDKVKYNFLALPYKEYGELTGKIARIATDTKTTQEGNSSYYLVESDIETRALVSYKGEEADIKVGMICEARIVTKTKKILHYLLEKIDLRL